From a region of the Paenibacillus sp. FSL R10-2734 genome:
- a CDS encoding AraC family transcriptional regulator encodes MASEHYHFSAGFNLAPDEPDLTVLFSGEGKPVPGHKMGPSVHDYYLIHTVMDGKGVFQSGSNSQVCGTGDTFVIFPGALFSYQADLEQPWTYVWVALQGETVQQLFKEVGITPDKPLIHLDNLIEIHNLYEHIRFSFQQSAYPKLESLEAAGWLRLLVHKFGLANIGSHTPKSAQLPDVIDRQINQAIRWISLQFHQQISIDHMASSLGYHRAHLSKAFKQKIGMSPKQYLLKVRMDKAKELLGGTLTIDQVSSSVGFNDALYFSKQFRKWSGMSPSEYRNHLRSGT; translated from the coding sequence ATGGCTTCAGAGCATTATCATTTCTCAGCAGGCTTTAATCTTGCTCCAGATGAACCCGACCTGACTGTATTGTTCAGCGGTGAAGGCAAACCAGTCCCTGGACATAAGATGGGGCCTTCTGTTCACGATTACTACCTTATACATACCGTAATGGATGGAAAGGGTGTGTTTCAGAGTGGGAGTAACTCTCAGGTATGCGGTACAGGAGATACCTTTGTTATTTTCCCGGGAGCGTTATTCAGCTATCAGGCAGACCTGGAACAGCCTTGGACTTATGTGTGGGTGGCTTTGCAAGGGGAAACCGTTCAACAGCTATTTAAAGAAGTGGGGATTACACCGGACAAGCCGTTAATACACTTAGATAACCTTATAGAGATACATAACTTGTATGAACATATTCGTTTTTCCTTTCAGCAGTCTGCTTATCCAAAGTTGGAAAGTTTGGAGGCTGCTGGGTGGTTGCGACTTCTAGTGCACAAATTCGGACTAGCGAACATAGGTTCGCATACTCCAAAATCCGCACAATTACCGGATGTTATCGACCGCCAGATCAATCAAGCGATCCGCTGGATCTCTCTCCAATTTCATCAGCAGATCAGTATTGACCATATGGCATCCTCTCTTGGTTATCATAGGGCGCATCTTTCTAAAGCCTTTAAACAAAAGATCGGGATGTCACCCAAGCAATATTTGTTGAAGGTTCGCATGGATAAAGCAAAGGAACTGCTTGGAGGAACGCTCACCATCGACCAGGTATCCTCTTCGGTCGGTTTCAATGACGCGTTATACTTCTCCAAGCAGTTCCGTAAGTGGAGCGGGATGTCCCCTAGTGAATATCGAAATCATCTTCGCTCTGGCACATGA
- a CDS encoding GrpB family protein, with protein MIIAEKTKVVEVVPYDPEWKVAFNRIKEHLFSCVGNLIIEIEHVGSTSIEGLAAKPIIDLDLVMDSYEILPQIIERLQQHGYEHQGNLGIEGREAFQRRHADEFMKYHLYVCPKDGKGYLEHIAFRDYLRSNVTARQAYAEVKQRLAEQYRYDIDAYCEGKTAFVTSILSKAMK; from the coding sequence ATGATCATCGCTGAAAAGACGAAAGTCGTAGAAGTTGTCCCGTATGACCCAGAGTGGAAGGTAGCATTCAATAGAATAAAAGAACATTTGTTCTCATGCGTCGGAAATCTCATTATTGAGATAGAGCATGTGGGCAGTACTTCCATTGAAGGGCTAGCGGCTAAACCTATTATAGACCTTGATCTTGTAATGGATAGCTACGAAATACTCCCACAAATCATAGAACGTTTACAGCAGCATGGATATGAACACCAAGGGAACTTGGGAATAGAAGGCAGAGAAGCCTTCCAAAGACGTCACGCGGACGAATTTATGAAATATCATCTGTATGTATGCCCTAAGGATGGAAAAGGATACTTGGAGCATATCGCATTTCGAGACTATCTTCGTTCGAATGTGACAGCGCGCCAAGCATATGCAGAGGTCAAACAGCGTCTGGCGGAGCAATACCGCTATGATATTGATGCTTACTGTGAAGGAAAGACAGCGTTTGTCACCTCAATTTTATCCAAAGCTATGAAATAA